From the Halorhabdus utahensis DSM 12940 genome, one window contains:
- a CDS encoding periplasmic substrate-binding domain-containing protein, with product MRRPNNPLDELSRRKYVQAIVAASVAGAAGCSDDSGENTDGPGGNGNGNGNGNGNGNGNGNGNGNGNGNGDGQQPVDEVFTVVDNNIPEQANMSTWQTGDRSTGINWMTEITSARTQGLNIIIDGHTYEMPHVDGVEEVEIPTLLTDYTVEPPYDMYNTYNQDMYYWDEETNIDAEARVTHDYVYYGYDGNIFASDVSFASEAVDQFRRHFWYEDGTRRLEPRNSNAPTGESDLPDDGTNAYVMETDTVEGVAQTEAQPMHPAFTTPYAERYADAADSDAVTTITDELEGDRVSMQRYADEGWGGSVYKIPSADAISGTDATLTLRDNHPNEHINIPTLRIRFATEDRAQVMRARGQIDLENGVLPMSTGNINRNSVPDYTQEIARWLQIGGDQLIFNFNNKHLGRLWVRRAAVAAIDWNQVGANGWGPEVSEANPHHVGTLESVAEGNFSDEFLDQMYSYPIEADQELAGQWMRRAGYEKQGGSWVGPDGDRVDWNLSFNSGEASWIGGVQTVMANLEDFGLGVTLDGNAWSTYTSRLDSPSYDYDIALQWANFQTITGAYDYQGAWWSNPLLKGSPDDAPYYDITDDDEVDGLGRPVQEAPIPSEPGSIEAPDGAYKIPDSIPGGSETYDMKEVVEGLREPGITIEQVRERAQVPARYYNYYLPNFVFHSYYNGVFGNVRDHNFPPADHDVWGSTKEYGSRNYSVLTGMPQLKYDSDYPDPPADHRS from the coding sequence ATGCGGAGACCCAATAATCCGCTGGATGAACTGTCCAGACGTAAATACGTTCAGGCAATTGTCGCAGCCAGCGTCGCCGGTGCCGCTGGTTGTTCCGACGACTCGGGGGAAAATACCGACGGACCCGGAGGCAACGGAAACGGCAATGGCAATGGCAACGGCAATGGTAATGGCAACGGCAACGGCAATGGCAACGGCAATGGCAACGGGGATGGCCAACAGCCTGTCGACGAGGTGTTCACCGTCGTCGACAACAACATTCCCGAGCAGGCCAACATGTCCACCTGGCAGACGGGGGACCGCTCCACCGGCATCAACTGGATGACGGAGATCACGTCGGCGCGGACCCAGGGGCTCAACATCATCATCGACGGGCACACCTACGAGATGCCCCACGTCGATGGCGTCGAGGAGGTCGAGATCCCGACGCTACTCACGGACTATACGGTCGAGCCCCCGTATGACATGTACAACACCTACAACCAGGACATGTACTACTGGGACGAGGAAACGAACATCGACGCCGAGGCCCGGGTGACACACGACTACGTGTACTACGGGTACGATGGGAACATCTTCGCCTCGGACGTCTCGTTCGCCAGCGAGGCTGTCGATCAGTTCCGGCGTCACTTCTGGTACGAGGACGGCACGCGTCGACTTGAGCCGCGCAACTCCAACGCGCCGACGGGCGAGTCCGACCTGCCCGACGACGGGACCAACGCGTACGTCATGGAGACCGACACGGTCGAAGGGGTCGCCCAGACCGAGGCCCAGCCGATGCACCCGGCGTTCACCACGCCGTACGCCGAGCGGTACGCGGACGCCGCGGACTCGGACGCCGTGACGACGATCACCGACGAGCTCGAAGGCGACCGCGTCTCCATGCAGCGCTACGCCGACGAGGGCTGGGGTGGCAGCGTCTACAAGATCCCGTCCGCCGACGCCATCTCCGGGACCGACGCAACCCTGACCCTGCGGGACAACCATCCCAACGAGCACATCAACATCCCAACACTCCGCATCCGCTTTGCGACCGAAGACCGTGCACAGGTCATGCGGGCGCGTGGTCAGATCGATCTCGAGAACGGCGTCCTGCCGATGTCGACGGGGAACATCAACCGGAACTCCGTGCCTGACTACACCCAGGAGATCGCCCGCTGGCTCCAGATCGGTGGGGACCAGCTCATCTTCAACTTCAACAACAAACACCTCGGTCGCCTGTGGGTCCGGCGTGCGGCTGTCGCCGCGATCGACTGGAACCAGGTCGGGGCCAACGGATGGGGTCCCGAAGTCTCGGAAGCCAACCCCCACCACGTCGGCACACTCGAGTCCGTCGCCGAAGGGAACTTCTCCGACGAGTTCCTCGATCAGATGTACTCCTACCCGATCGAGGCCGACCAGGAACTGGCCGGCCAGTGGATGCGCCGGGCGGGCTACGAGAAACAGGGCGGCTCGTGGGTCGGCCCGGACGGCGACCGAGTCGACTGGAACCTGTCGTTCAACTCCGGCGAAGCCTCCTGGATCGGCGGCGTCCAGACCGTGATGGCCAACCTGGAGGACTTCGGCCTGGGCGTTACGCTCGACGGCAACGCCTGGTCGACCTACACCTCGCGGCTCGACTCGCCGAGCTACGACTACGACATCGCGCTGCAGTGGGCGAACTTCCAGACCATCACCGGCGCCTACGACTACCAGGGCGCATGGTGGTCGAACCCGCTGCTCAAGGGTAGTCCTGACGACGCCCCGTACTACGACATCACGGATGACGACGAAGTCGACGGGCTGGGTCGGCCGGTCCAGGAAGCCCCGATCCCCTCGGAGCCCGGCTCGATCGAAGCGCCGGATGGCGCTTACAAGATCCCGGACAGTATTCCGGGCGGCTCGGAGACCTACGACATGAAGGAAGTCGTCGAAGGTCTGCGTGAGCCCGGGATCACCATCGAGCAGGTTCGCGAGCGCGCGCAAGTTCCGGCCAGGTACTACAACTACTACCTGCCGAACTTCGTGTTCCACTCCTACTACAACGGCGTCTTCGGCAACGTCCGGGATCAC
- the thsB gene encoding thermosome subunit beta, with protein MQGQPMIVLGDDADRLKDKDAQSHNISAARAVAESVRSTLGPKGMDKMLVSSIGDVTVTNDGVTILDEMDIENPTAKMIVEVAQTQEDEAGDGTTTAVSLAGELLKNAEDLLEQDIHPTSIIRGYDMAAKRAREEIDDIAVPVEPDDEEMLKSVAATSMTGKGAELNLDLLSDLVVDTAQAVAVEADDGSTVVDLEFVDIKSAPGRPVDASQIVRGGTIDTDPDHEDMPKEAEDADILLLDAPFTVNEMENDAQLSVDDPDQLQEFIEQEEQAIREKVQAVADAGVDVVLSKKSIDEMAQHLLAREGILSISQIKRSDLEFLSEVLGTQLHSNLDFESLSAEDLATGDISRDPEDGWYVVESDGNHGVTLVIRGSTEHVSDELERGITDALDVVAATITDGRVLAGGGATEVELADRLREYADGVSGREQLAVEAFADAFDLIPRVLAENAGLDSIDTLVELRSAHESGDGHAGLDVFDGDVVDTFEAGVVEPAHAKSQAVSSAVEAANLVLKIDDIISATALGEDYEDEDDGQGGGMGGMGGGMGGMGGMGGMM; from the coding sequence ATGCAGGGACAGCCGATGATCGTCCTCGGCGACGATGCGGATCGTCTCAAGGACAAAGACGCCCAGAGCCACAACATTTCGGCAGCCCGCGCGGTCGCCGAGTCGGTCCGCTCGACGCTCGGACCGAAAGGGATGGACAAGATGCTCGTCTCCTCGATCGGGGACGTGACCGTCACGAACGACGGTGTGACGATCCTCGACGAGATGGACATCGAGAACCCGACGGCGAAGATGATCGTCGAGGTCGCCCAGACCCAGGAGGACGAGGCGGGCGACGGCACGACCACGGCCGTCTCGCTTGCTGGCGAACTCCTGAAAAACGCCGAAGACCTCCTCGAACAGGATATTCACCCGACCTCGATCATCCGCGGGTACGACATGGCAGCCAAGCGGGCCCGCGAAGAGATCGACGACATCGCGGTCCCGGTCGAGCCCGACGACGAGGAGATGCTCAAGAGCGTCGCGGCGACGAGCATGACCGGCAAGGGTGCGGAACTCAATCTGGACCTCCTCTCCGATCTGGTCGTCGACACGGCGCAGGCGGTCGCCGTCGAGGCCGACGACGGCTCGACGGTCGTCGATCTGGAGTTCGTCGACATCAAGTCCGCGCCCGGACGGCCCGTCGACGCCTCCCAGATCGTCCGTGGTGGCACCATCGACACGGATCCCGACCACGAGGACATGCCGAAAGAGGCCGAGGACGCCGACATCCTGCTGCTGGATGCGCCCTTCACCGTCAACGAGATGGAAAACGACGCGCAGTTGAGCGTCGACGACCCCGACCAGCTCCAGGAGTTCATCGAGCAGGAGGAACAGGCGATCCGGGAGAAGGTCCAGGCGGTCGCCGACGCCGGCGTCGACGTCGTGCTCTCGAAGAAGTCCATCGACGAGATGGCCCAGCACCTGCTCGCGCGCGAAGGAATCCTCTCGATCAGCCAGATCAAGCGAAGTGACCTCGAGTTCCTCAGCGAAGTCCTCGGAACCCAGCTCCACTCGAACCTGGACTTCGAGTCACTGTCGGCGGAGGACCTCGCCACGGGCGATATCTCGCGGGACCCCGAAGACGGGTGGTACGTTGTCGAAAGCGACGGCAACCACGGCGTGACACTGGTCATCCGGGGCTCGACCGAGCACGTCAGCGACGAGCTCGAACGCGGTATCACCGACGCACTCGACGTCGTCGCGGCGACGATCACCGACGGCCGCGTGCTGGCCGGTGGTGGCGCGACCGAGGTCGAACTCGCCGACCGACTCCGGGAGTACGCTGACGGCGTCAGCGGTCGCGAGCAACTCGCCGTCGAGGCGTTCGCGGACGCCTTCGATCTCATCCCGCGCGTCCTCGCGGAGAACGCCGGACTCGACTCCATCGACACGCTGGTGGAACTGCGTTCGGCCCACGAGAGCGGCGACGGTCACGCGGGGCTTGACGTCTTCGACGGCGATGTCGTCGATACGTTCGAGGCTGGCGTCGTCGAACCCGCACACGCGAAATCCCAGGCAGTGAGCAGTGCGGTCGAGGCCGCAAACCTCGTGCTCAAGATCGACGACATCATCTCGGCGACCGCGCTGGGCGAAGACTACGAGGACGAGGACGACGGCCAGGGTGGCGGCATGGGCGGTATGGGCGGCGGCATGGGTGGCATGGGCGGCATGGGCGGCATGATGTAG
- the hisA gene encoding 1-(5-phosphoribosyl)-5-[(5-phosphoribosylamino)methylideneamino]imidazole-4-carboxamide isomerase, whose translation MFPDFEVIPAVDMQDGQVVQLVGGERGTGKTYGDPVNAAERWVEAGAETLHLIDLDGAFEGERANADAIEAIQATVDVDLQLGGGIRTAEDARALLDAGVDRVILGTAAVEDPEIVAEISETHPDSVLVSLDASGGEVVVSGWTESTGLDPAKAAGRYAELGAAGILFTDVDVEGQLGGVRTAPVERVVEAVDIPVIASGGVATVDDIRALEATGAAAVVVGSALYEGKFTLEDAIAAVE comes from the coding sequence ATGTTCCCTGACTTCGAGGTGATCCCGGCGGTTGACATGCAGGACGGGCAGGTCGTCCAGCTCGTCGGCGGCGAGCGTGGCACCGGAAAGACCTACGGCGACCCCGTCAATGCGGCCGAACGATGGGTCGAGGCGGGCGCGGAAACCCTGCACCTGATCGATCTCGACGGTGCCTTCGAGGGCGAACGTGCGAACGCCGACGCCATCGAGGCGATCCAAGCAACCGTCGATGTCGACCTCCAACTCGGCGGCGGGATTCGCACGGCCGAGGACGCCCGGGCCCTCCTCGATGCGGGCGTCGATCGCGTCATCCTCGGGACCGCCGCCGTCGAGGATCCCGAGATCGTCGCCGAGATCAGCGAGACCCATCCGGACAGCGTGCTCGTCAGCCTGGATGCCAGCGGCGGCGAGGTCGTCGTCTCGGGGTGGACCGAATCGACCGGTCTCGATCCGGCGAAAGCCGCCGGCAGGTACGCCGAGCTGGGCGCGGCGGGCATCCTCTTCACCGACGTCGACGTCGAGGGGCAACTGGGGGGCGTTCGGACAGCCCCCGTCGAACGCGTCGTCGAGGCCGTCGACATCCCCGTGATCGCCAGCGGCGGCGTGGCGACTGTCGATGACATCCGGGCCCTGGAAGCCACCGGCGCGGCGGCGGTCGTCGTCGGCAGCGCGCTCTACGAGGGGAAGTTCACACTCGAAGACGCGATCGCGGCCGTCGAATGA
- a CDS encoding MFS transporter — MTDDPPTALRRQWTIVILGAIVLSGLGLQMRGAVIPELHIDFGVSMGLLGLLSPAGTLGYVIAISAVGVVAGRLDIKRWYVLGLGVIALTIVGLGFASTFLIFLGVLVVRGLGDGVVRGLDRPILSHLYPDGRGRAFGIYDLAWAVGSAAGPLVMTAAIAIGDWRLAYLGLGIALLPLVAFAWRLDLPFEQGREAVLDRAALAKLLRTREISAMALAMFFHTGIEGALFIWLPTFGIEAAGLSQPTSNLLLSAFTVAYIPGRLLSSAVADRFAYSRLLIAIQLGVLPLFYVTFFVVSGLATFPAVFALGVFVSGVYPLLVAFGTDAAPEYSAPVNAIAATASSISFALVPMVMGFVAEAETIRLAMWLPLALGVGVLPTILAAQRSISIRDGLTE, encoded by the coding sequence GTGACAGACGACCCGCCAACCGCCCTCCGCCGTCAGTGGACCATCGTCATTCTGGGTGCGATTGTCCTCTCCGGGCTCGGCCTCCAGATGCGCGGGGCTGTCATCCCGGAACTCCACATCGATTTTGGGGTTAGCATGGGGCTGCTTGGACTGCTCAGTCCGGCCGGCACGCTTGGCTATGTCATCGCGATCTCGGCCGTCGGGGTGGTCGCGGGGCGACTCGACATCAAGCGATGGTACGTCCTCGGACTGGGGGTCATCGCGCTCACGATTGTCGGCCTTGGCTTCGCCTCGACGTTTTTGATCTTCCTGGGTGTGCTCGTGGTCCGCGGACTGGGTGACGGCGTCGTCCGCGGCCTCGATCGGCCGATCCTCAGCCACCTTTACCCCGACGGTCGGGGCCGGGCGTTCGGTATCTACGACCTGGCGTGGGCGGTCGGGTCGGCCGCGGGGCCGCTGGTGATGACCGCCGCGATCGCTATCGGCGACTGGCGGCTGGCCTATCTCGGACTCGGCATCGCGTTGCTCCCGCTGGTTGCGTTCGCCTGGCGACTCGACCTGCCCTTCGAACAGGGCCGTGAGGCCGTTCTGGATCGGGCGGCGCTGGCGAAACTCCTTCGGACACGGGAAATCTCGGCGATGGCACTGGCGATGTTTTTCCACACCGGGATCGAGGGCGCGCTGTTCATCTGGTTGCCGACCTTCGGGATCGAGGCCGCCGGGCTGAGCCAGCCGACATCGAACCTCCTGCTGTCGGCGTTCACCGTGGCGTACATCCCCGGTCGGTTGCTGTCTTCGGCCGTCGCGGATCGATTTGCGTACAGTCGGCTGTTGATCGCGATCCAGCTCGGCGTGTTGCCGCTGTTCTACGTCACCTTTTTCGTCGTTTCCGGGCTGGCAACGTTCCCGGCGGTGTTCGCCCTCGGCGTGTTCGTCTCGGGGGTGTATCCGCTTCTGGTCGCGTTCGGAACGGACGCCGCACCCGAGTACAGCGCGCCGGTCAACGCCATCGCGGCGACGGCCTCCTCGATCAGTTTCGCCCTCGTGCCGATGGTGATGGGCTTCGTCGCCGAGGCCGAAACCATCCGGCTCGCGATGTGGCTCCCGCTCGCGCTCGGGGTCGGCGTCCTGCCGACGATCTTGGCCGCCCAGCGATCGATCTCGATCCGGGACGGACTCACCGAATAG
- the hisB gene encoding imidazoleglycerol-phosphate dehydratase HisB, which yields MTDRTAAVTRETGETDIEVTLDLDGDGESTIETGIGFFDHMLDAFATHGLFDLTVRCDGDLAVDDHHTVEDVAITLGEAVTEALGEKRGIDRFADRRVPLDEAVATVVVDVSGRPYFEFGGEFSQATVGEFTSVMAKHFLRSLAMNAGLTLHASVEGENAHHEVEALFKGLARALDDATRIDDRRADAPSTKGEL from the coding sequence ATGACCGACCGGACCGCCGCAGTCACCCGCGAGACGGGCGAAACCGACATCGAGGTGACGCTCGATCTCGACGGCGACGGGGAGTCGACCATCGAGACGGGGATCGGCTTCTTCGACCACATGCTCGATGCGTTCGCCACGCACGGCCTGTTCGATCTGACCGTTCGATGTGACGGCGACCTCGCTGTCGACGACCACCACACCGTCGAGGACGTCGCGATCACGCTCGGCGAGGCCGTCACCGAGGCTTTGGGTGAGAAACGCGGGATCGACCGCTTCGCCGACCGGCGCGTCCCGCTGGACGAGGCCGTCGCGACCGTCGTCGTGGACGTGAGTGGCCGCCCTTACTTCGAGTTCGGGGGGGAATTCTCCCAGGCCACTGTCGGGGAGTTCACCAGTGTCATGGCGAAGCACTTCCTGCGCTCGCTCGCGATGAACGCCGGCCTCACCCTGCACGCGAGCGTCGAGGGCGAAAACGCCCACCACGAGGTCGAGGCGCTGTTCAAAGGGCTGGCCCGGGCACTCGACGACGCGACCCGGATCGACGACCGGCGCGCCGACGCTCCCTCGACGAAAGGGGAGTTATGA
- a CDS encoding amino acid-binding protein has translation MTADQSASFEAIMEKFEDSPSQQRVIRLLLERGFSVNDDGRVVSGGIEIPNTGIAREVDVDRRVVDATTDAILEDPQLRRIFQNISAIPSLMDLAPVLDLAVMTVAVREAEESGIVATVTELLADRDISIRQVITEDPEFTDQPRLYVITDDAVPGDLLNEIRELAFVHKIELQ, from the coding sequence ATGACAGCCGACCAGTCCGCCTCCTTCGAAGCGATCATGGAAAAGTTCGAGGACAGCCCGAGCCAGCAGCGGGTCATCCGTCTGTTGCTCGAACGCGGCTTTTCCGTCAACGACGACGGTCGGGTCGTCTCCGGCGGGATCGAGATCCCGAACACGGGCATCGCCCGCGAGGTGGATGTCGACCGCCGGGTCGTCGACGCGACGACTGATGCCATCCTGGAGGACCCACAGTTGCGGCGGATCTTCCAGAACATCTCGGCGATCCCGAGCCTGATGGATCTCGCGCCGGTGCTGGATCTGGCGGTGATGACCGTCGCCGTCCGCGAGGCCGAGGAGTCCGGCATCGTCGCGACCGTGACCGAACTCCTCGCCGACCGGGACATCTCGATCCGGCAGGTCATCACCGAGGACCCGGAGTTCACCGACCAGCCACGGCTGTACGTCATCACTGACGACGCCGTGCCGGGCGACCTGCTCAACGAGATCCGCGAACTGGCGTTCGTCCACAAGATCGAATTGCAGTAG
- a CDS encoding ferredoxin, which translates to MRIEFDRETCIGMFQCVVEYDAFERDEDAGKAVLVDGEETDDGMVTLDVAADEELDAKFAARTCPVDAITVYDDEGEQLVP; encoded by the coding sequence ATGCGCATTGAATTCGATCGGGAGACTTGCATCGGGATGTTCCAGTGTGTCGTCGAGTACGATGCCTTCGAACGGGACGAGGACGCCGGGAAAGCCGTGCTCGTCGATGGTGAGGAGACGGACGACGGCATGGTGACACTCGACGTGGCGGCGGACGAGGAACTCGACGCGAAGTTCGCCGCCCGGACGTGCCCGGTCGACGCGATCACGGTCTACGACGACGAGGGCGAGCAGTTGGTGCCGTGA
- a CDS encoding DEAD/DEAH box helicase gives MDVADIPGVPAWLPEHLQAEGIEELYPPQAEAVEGGVTDGANLVASVPTASGKTLIAELAMFSAITDGEGDEAGDDEGVDHAAETDGTALYIVPLRALASEKRTEFEQFEAYGLEVGVSTGNYESDGGWLGDKDVVVATSEKVDSLVRNDAPWIDDLDCVVADEVHLVDDGERGPTLEVTLAKLRKRNPDLQTVALSATIGNADALAEWLDAELVDSTWRPIDLKKGVHYGQALQFEDGSQQELRVHDNEKATAAILRDTLSSEIQDLAQVPKNKRNLIKETLDGTFDPQVEYQQSIKEEIQNLCIDPLQYDIGEEFGIFGIAITHDIGSAEDIAVRLSEDTTAFVSSSERDTLNEVAKEVQAAGNSRSVQKLSELIPTGVGFYHGKLPEKCRRRVKELANDGLLKSIVSTTSLDLDNVDNTNTFHEGGSLLVFVNSRKNAEAAARRLASTTDPLLSGDERDRLAEIAAEIRDVSDTETSDDLADAVEGGAAFHHAGLSREHRSLVEEAFQERLVKVISATPTLAAGVNTPSRRVVVRDWRRYDGTAGGMQPLSVLEVHQMMGRAGRPGLDPYGEALLLASSHDELDELFERYVWADPEPVQSKLAAEPALRTHILSTVASGFANSRAGLLDFLEATLYASQTTEGGRLETVVDEVIAYLEANDFLTREDDPDGTLRATSIGQTVSRLYLDPMSAAEMLDGLREFERTAGERSTRSPHDGERDDEPPGFEPASELVSDAGDDIGESDDTDDTPQPTAMGLYHLVSRTPDMYELYLRSGDEEEYSMEAYEREAEFLGAMPSEFEEGRFEDWLSALKTARLLEDWADEVEEGTITERYGVGPGDIRGKVETASWLLNAAERLAGEVGLDVTPAIREARVRVEHGVRAELVDLAGVRGVGRKRARRLFAAGIESREDLREADKAVVLGALRGREKTAENILTNAGHRDPSMDGVTPAAGSDELTAANGAGSGDRDGAEDEQPADQSSLGDF, from the coding sequence ATGGACGTTGCGGACATTCCGGGGGTACCCGCGTGGTTGCCCGAGCACCTGCAGGCGGAGGGCATCGAGGAGTTGTATCCACCACAGGCCGAGGCCGTCGAAGGTGGCGTCACCGACGGGGCGAACCTCGTCGCGAGCGTGCCCACGGCCAGCGGCAAGACACTCATCGCCGAACTCGCGATGTTCTCGGCGATCACCGACGGGGAAGGCGATGAGGCCGGCGACGACGAAGGTGTAGACCACGCGGCGGAAACTGACGGCACCGCGCTCTACATCGTGCCGCTCCGGGCGCTCGCCAGCGAGAAACGCACCGAGTTCGAACAGTTTGAGGCCTACGGCCTGGAGGTCGGCGTCTCGACAGGTAACTACGAGAGCGACGGCGGATGGCTCGGTGACAAGGATGTCGTGGTCGCCACCAGCGAGAAGGTCGATTCCCTCGTGCGAAACGATGCGCCATGGATCGACGACCTCGATTGCGTCGTGGCCGACGAGGTCCACCTCGTCGACGACGGCGAGCGCGGCCCGACCCTGGAGGTCACGCTCGCCAAACTTCGAAAGCGCAATCCGGATCTCCAGACGGTCGCGCTGTCGGCGACGATCGGCAACGCCGACGCGCTCGCCGAGTGGCTGGACGCCGAACTCGTCGACTCGACCTGGCGGCCCATCGACCTCAAAAAGGGCGTCCACTACGGGCAGGCGTTGCAATTTGAAGACGGCAGCCAGCAAGAACTCCGAGTCCACGATAATGAGAAGGCAACTGCTGCCATCCTCAGGGACACTTTATCTAGTGAAATTCAGGATCTAGCACAGGTACCCAAAAATAAGAGAAATCTGATAAAAGAAACTCTTGATGGAACTTTTGACCCCCAAGTGGAATATCAACAGTCAATAAAGGAAGAGATACAAAATCTGTGTATCGATCCTCTTCAATATGATATTGGTGAAGAGTTTGGAATATTTGGCATCGCGATAACGCACGATATTGGCTCTGCAGAAGATATTGCTGTTCGACTTTCGGAAGATACGACGGCTTTCGTCTCATCCTCTGAGAGAGACACACTCAACGAGGTTGCAAAAGAAGTCCAGGCCGCAGGCAATTCACGCTCTGTACAAAAGTTATCTGAACTAATTCCGACTGGGGTTGGATTCTATCACGGAAAATTACCGGAAAAGTGTCGTCGTCGAGTCAAAGAATTAGCTAACGACGGGTTGTTAAAATCTATAGTCTCGACCACTTCGCTTGATCTTGATAACGTTGATAACACCAACACATTCCATGAGGGTGGCTCTTTGCTTGTATTTGTCAACTCTCGGAAAAACGCCGAAGCCGCGGCTCGACGGCTCGCATCAACGACCGATCCCCTCCTTTCCGGCGACGAACGCGACCGTCTCGCCGAGATCGCGGCGGAGATCCGCGATGTCAGCGACACCGAGACCAGCGACGATCTGGCCGACGCTGTCGAGGGTGGCGCGGCCTTCCATCACGCCGGGCTCTCCCGGGAACACCGCTCGCTCGTCGAGGAGGCGTTCCAGGAGCGTCTCGTCAAAGTGATTTCGGCGACCCCGACCCTGGCGGCGGGCGTCAACACCCCCTCCCGGCGGGTCGTCGTCCGGGACTGGCGGCGCTACGACGGGACGGCGGGCGGGATGCAGCCCCTCTCGGTGCTGGAGGTCCATCAGATGATGGGGCGGGCGGGCCGACCCGGGCTGGACCCCTACGGCGAGGCGCTGCTGCTGGCGAGCAGCCACGACGAACTCGACGAACTGTTCGAGCGCTACGTCTGGGCCGACCCCGAACCGGTCCAGTCGAAACTCGCCGCCGAACCCGCGCTCCGGACGCACATCCTCTCGACGGTCGCCTCCGGGTTCGCCAACTCCCGGGCGGGCTTGCTCGACTTTTTGGAGGCCACGCTCTATGCCAGCCAGACGACCGAGGGCGGCCGCCTGGAGACGGTCGTCGACGAGGTGATCGCCTACCTCGAGGCCAACGACTTCCTCACGCGCGAAGACGATCCGGACGGCACCCTTCGGGCCACATCCATCGGCCAGACTGTCTCGCGACTCTACCTCGACCCGATGAGCGCGGCGGAGATGCTCGACGGCTTGCGCGAGTTCGAGCGGACGGCCGGGGAGCGATCGACTCGATCACCCCACGACGGGGAGCGGGACGACGAGCCGCCGGGCTTCGAGCCGGCCAGCGAACTGGTGTCGGACGCGGGCGACGACATCGGTGAGTCCGACGACACTGACGACACCCCCCAGCCGACCGCGATGGGGCTGTACCACCTCGTCTCCCGGACGCCGGACATGTACGAACTCTACCTCCGGTCGGGTGACGAGGAGGAGTACTCCATGGAAGCCTACGAGCGCGAAGCGGAGTTCCTCGGCGCGATGCCCAGCGAGTTCGAGGAGGGTCGCTTCGAGGACTGGCTGTCGGCGCTGAAGACCGCCCGACTCCTCGAAGACTGGGCCGACGAGGTCGAGGAGGGGACGATCACCGAGCGCTACGGCGTCGGGCCGGGCGACATCCGCGGGAAGGTCGAGACGGCGTCCTGGCTGCTCAACGCCGCCGAGCGACTCGCCGGTGAAGTTGGCCTGGACGTGACGCCGGCGATCAGGGAGGCTCGCGTGCGCGTCGAACACGGCGTCCGGGCGGAACTGGTCGACCTCGCGGGCGTCCGCGGCGTCGGTCGGAAACGTGCCCGCCGACTGTTCGCCGCCGGCATCGAGTCTCGCGAGGACCTCCGAGAGGCCGACAAGGCGGTCGTGTTAGGGGCGCTTCGTGGCCGGGAGAAGACCGCTGAAAACATCCTGACGAACGCCGGCCATCGCGACCCCTCGATGGATGGGGTAACGCCGGCGGCGGGGAGTGACGAACTCACAGCCGCGAACGGCGCTGGATCCGGAGACCGGGACGGTGCCGAAGACGAGCAACCGGCCGATCAGTCCAGCCTGGGTGATTTCTGA
- the cgi121 gene encoding KEOPS complex subunit Cgi121 — MEVLEGELRIDDLDGVLERLDAIGDEHGVAVQAFDARYVAGREHLRRACALADRAHVRDEMIARDPGVEILLYAAGRRQIQDALEMGVSPGQTPAVIVCHAVGDRPGEAGAERATERERAACEVIETMACLDLTATREAADPQLIAEFFDITDAERAATDATLSELVCERVAMLVVEK, encoded by the coding sequence ATGGAGGTCCTCGAGGGCGAACTCCGGATCGACGACCTGGACGGCGTGCTGGAGCGACTCGACGCCATCGGGGACGAACACGGTGTGGCGGTTCAGGCGTTCGACGCGCGGTACGTCGCCGGTCGCGAACATCTCCGGCGGGCCTGTGCACTGGCTGATCGCGCACACGTGCGAGATGAGATGATCGCCCGTGATCCCGGCGTCGAGATCCTGCTGTATGCGGCGGGTCGCCGCCAGATTCAGGACGCCCTGGAGATGGGCGTTTCACCGGGCCAAACCCCCGCAGTCATCGTCTGTCATGCGGTGGGCGACCGACCGGGTGAGGCCGGGGCCGAGAGGGCGACCGAACGCGAACGCGCGGCCTGTGAGGTCATCGAGACGATGGCGTGTCTCGATCTGACGGCGACGCGCGAGGCCGCCGATCCCCAACTGATCGCCGAGTTCTTCGACATCACGGACGCTGAGCGGGCCGCGACCGACGCGACGCTTTCCGAGCTCGTGTGTGAACGCGTCGCGATGCTTGTCGTCGAGAAGTAG